GGATTTCCTCATACAGGGCATGCATACCGAGATAGGGAAAGGAGGATTTCAGTTTATGGAGAATTTTAAGGGTTTCTTCGGGATCATCTTCCATGATTTTGCTGATACGCCTGAATCCTTCAGACGTATTCCGTATGAAAGCTTCAACGATGGATTTGATAAGGCCTTCCTGATAATTGTATATTCTACGGATCTCGTTCAGGTCGAAATCAGTTTGTTTAACGGATGTTTCAGTTACTTCATCTTCCTGCAGGCAGTTCTTTAACCGAAGGACCATACAGATCATGTTTTTCAGTTCTCTGGATGTAAAAGGTTTGGCAAGGTATTCATCCATACCGGCCTCAAGGGCTTTGTCGCGATCGTGAAACAATGCAAAGGCCGTTATAGCAATGATGGGGATGTCTTTCTTCGGGTGTATGAACTGGGTTCTTATGATATTAACAGCTTGAAATCCGTCCATAACAGGCATTTGGATATCCATAAGGATCAGGTCGAATTCCTTTTCTTTGAAAACATCCAAAGCTTGCTGTCCGTTCTCAACAATCGCGTACTGAAACCCGATTTCTTTTGCTTGTGCTTCAAGAACTTTTCGGTTGAACTCATTGTCTTCGGCAATTAAAACCCGGAGGTTGTTCCACCCATCCTGATTCCCTTCTTTTATCATTCGTGTTGCTATGAATACGTTAAAAACAGAATATTATGAGTTATAAGTAGATTACTCAACGA
This genomic stretch from Bacteroidota bacterium harbors:
- a CDS encoding response regulator, giving the protein MIKEGNQDGWNNLRVLIAEDNEFNRKVLEAQAKEIGFQYAIVENGQQALDVFKEKEFDLILMDIQMPVMDGFQAVNIIRTQFIHPKKDIPIIAITAFALFHDRDKALEAGMDEYLAKPFTSRELKNMICMVLRLKNCLQEDEVTETSVKQTDFDLNEIRRIYNYQEGLIKSIVEAFIRNTSEGFRRISKIMEDDPEETLKILHKLKSSFPYLGMHALYEEILEIEGHLKAEINLPETKERLRKLIDYLPLVYENLKKVIS